One stretch of Euphorbia lathyris chromosome 7, ddEupLath1.1, whole genome shotgun sequence DNA includes these proteins:
- the LOC136201414 gene encoding purple acid phosphatase 2-like, which yields MDSAVTNLFLLVLVLGFTEISISKRTSSFIRKDELSLDMPLDSDVFRVPPGYNAPQQVHITQGDYEANSVIISWVTPDEPGSKTVLYWPENSELKNSSDGFIVRYNFFNYTSGYIHHSTIKNLEFDTKYYYEVGSGNTTRKFWFRTPPRPGPDVPYTFGLIGDLGQTRDSNRTLAHYELNPTKGQTLLFVGDLSYADKYPFHDNIRWDTWGRFIERNAAYQPWIWTAGNHELDFVPEIGESVPFKPYLHRFHVPYKESGSTSPLWYSIKRASAYIIVMSSYSAFGKYTPQYKWLENELPKVNRSETPWLIVLMHSPMYNSYVKHYMEGETMRVMYEAWFVQYKVDVVFSGHVHAYERSERISNIAYNVVNGLCKPITDQSAPVYIIIGDGGNVEGLATEMTEPQPSYSAFREASFGHGLLDIKNRSHVFFSWNRNEDGYAVEADSVWLINRYWGSESFVEPFNEKMVI from the exons ATGGATTCTGCTGTTACTAATCTTTTTCTTCTGGTTCTTGTTCTGGGTTTTACAGAGATTTCAATTAGTAAAAGAACAAGCAGTTTCATTAGAAAAGATGAGTTATCTCTTGACATGCCATTGGATAGCGATGTTTTTAGGGTTCCTCCTGGTTATAATGCTCCTCAACAG GTACATATAACACAAGGAGATTATGAGGCTAACAGTGTGATCATCTCTTGGGTTACTCCTGATGAACCCGGTTCAAAAACTGTGCTTTACTGGCCTGAGAATAGTGAGCTCAAGAATAGCTCAGATGGTTTCATTGTTAGATACAACTTCTTTAATTACACTTCTGGTTACATTCACCACTCCACAATTAAGAATTTGGAG TTTGACACTAAGTATTATTATGAGGTTGGGAGTGGGAACACAACAAGAAAATTCTGGTTTAGAACTCCTCCTAGACCTGGTCCTGATGTTCCTTACACTTTTGGCCTCATAG GGGATCTTGGGCAAACTCGCGATTCGAATCGAACGCTTGCTCACTATGAGCTAAATCCAACAAAAGGACAGACATTATTGTTTGTTGGAGACCTTTCCTATGCAGATAAGTATCCATTTCATGACAACATAAGGTGGGATACATGGGGAAGGTTTATAGAAAGGAATGCTGCTTACCAGCCTTGGATTTGGACTGCTGGGAATCATGAACTTGATTTTGTTCCTGAAATT GGTGAATCTGTACCCTTTAAGCCTTATTTACATCGGTTTCATGTCCCGTATAAAGAATCTGGCAGCACATCTCCGCTTTGGTACTCCATCAAGAGGGCTTCAGCATATATCATTGTCATGTCGTCTTACTCGGCTTTTGGTAAATACACTCCTCAATACAAATGGCTAGAGAACGAGCTACCTAAAGTGAACAGAAGCGAGACACCGTGGCTTATTGTTCTTATGCATTCTCCTATGTATAATAGTTATGTAAAGCATTACATGGAAGGTGAAACCATGAGAGTAATGTACGAGGCGTGGTTCGTTCAGTACAAAGTTGATGTCGTTTTTTCTGGCCATGTTCACGCCTACGAACGATCT GAGCGTATATCGAATATTGCATATAATGTTGTGAATGGGTTGTGCAAGCCTATAACTGATCAATCTGCTCCAGTTTACATAATAATTGGGGATGGAGGAAATGTTGAAGGATTAGCAACAGA AATGACGGAGCCACAACCGAGCTACTCAGCATTTCGTGAAGCTAGCTTCGGTCATGGTCTTCTTGATATAAAGAACAGGAGTCACGTGTTTTTCAGTTGGAATCGCAACGAGGATGGGTATGCGGTCGAAGCTGATTCGGTATGGTTGATTAATAGATATTGGGGCTCTGAATCATTTGTTGAACCATTTAATGAGAAAATGGTCATTTAA